A stretch of DNA from Streptomyces rubradiris:
GACAGCCGCCGGGAGCCGAGCCGCCGCATCAGCACGGCGATCAGCGGGAAGGAGACCGCGGCGCCCGCCCCGCAGGCCATCAGCAGCAGCCCCACCTCGCCGGCGCCGAGGTCCAGCCGCGTCTTCAGCGCGGGCAGGCGGGCGATCCAGGTGCCGTACTGGAAGCCGAGGAAGCAGAACAGCGCGGCGATCGACCACTTGGCGCGCGCGAAGGACGGTACGGGCATCACACCGCCTCCCGGTGCGGCCGGGCCAGGGCGGTCACCGGCGCCGACATGTAGACCGCGCCCCGGCCGTACTCCGGCGGGACCGGGGCCGACGGGTGGGCGCGGTAGCCGCGGGCGCGCCAGAACTCCGCCTTGTCGCCGACGGCGACCAGCGAGACGGTGGCGAAGCCGCGCGCCCGGGCCGTCTCGGTCAGGTGGCGCACCAGCCGGGTGCCGAGCCCCCGGCGGCGCAGCGGGACGCTGACGACGATGTCGTGCAGGTGCAGGTTGGCGGTGTCGTGGACGGCCGGTTCCGGACTGCCCAGCGCGGGGCAGCGGAACCGGGGGTAGGGCAGGGCGAGGAGGTAGCCGGCGGGCCGGCCGTCGCGTTCCAGGACGAAGCAGGTGCCGGCCGAGGCGCGGGCCCGGGAGCGCAGCGCCGCCTCGCCCTCGGCGAGGGAGAGGTCCGCGTACGCCTCGCTCTCCAGGGCGGCCAGCCGGGGCCAGTCGGCCTCGGTGATGCCCCGTAGACGGTCGTTCATGTCAGTGGGAGTCCTTCCGGGCCGCGTACGCACACGCACGGCAGCGGGCTGATGCCGTTGAAGCCCTGGGTCGTGTAACTGGGGGCGTAGGCGCCGGCGGAGAGGATCCACACCGGGTCGCCGGAGGCGAGGGACCGGGGGACGGGCACCGGGTGCCGGCCGCCGCCGTAGGCGTCGTCGCCGTCGCAGGTGGGGCCCGCGACGACGGCGGGCACGTGCTCCTCGGTCTCCCGCCCGGGGAAGAGCAGCGGGTGGGTCACCTGGTCCATCTCGTACAGGCCGTTGAACTTGCCGGCGCTCAGGTACAGCCAGCGGGCGGGCCGGCCGTCCGGCCCGGTGCGCTCGGTCAGCCGGACCACGTGCGCGCGGACCGCGCCGTGGTCGGCGACCAGGTGCCGGCCCGGCTCCAGGACGAACCGCAGCGGGGCTGCGACCAGTCCGTTCAGGTGTTCCATGCCCTCGCGGAGCACGGTGAGGATCTTGTCCAGCGGCGGGTCGAGCGGGGTGCCGCGCCGGTCCAGGTAACCGAGCGCGGGCAGGCCGCCGCCGAGGTTGACGTGGTCGGGTACGATCCCCCGCCCGGCCAGCGCGAGCAGCGTCCCGGCGAGGGTGTCCAGGGCCTGCTGCCAGGCCTCGCCGGTCAGCTGCTGGGAGCCGACGTGCACGGAGAGTCCGGCCGGGACGAGGCCGGCCGCGCGGGCGGCGGCCATGATGCGGACGGCGTCGTCCGGGTCGCAGCCGAACTTGCGGTTCAGGCCCCACAGGGCGCCCCGGCCGCTGGTGGCCAGCCGGCAGAACACGCGGGCGCCGGGGGCGTGCCGGGCGATCGCGGTGACGTCTTCGAGGCTGTCGGTGGCGAACGTGCGGACACCCAGGCGGTGGGCTTCGGCGATGTCGTGGTCGGACTTGATGGTGTTGCCGTAGTGGACGCGGTGGGGCTGCGCCCCGGCTCGCAGGGCTTGCCGGATCTCGGCGGGGCTCGCGGTGTCGAAGCCGGCGCCGCGGTCCGCCAGGCAGCGGAGTACTTCGTCCACTGGGCAGGCCTTGAGGGCGAAGCGGATGTCCGTGCCGGGCAACTCGCCGAGCAGGGTGTCGTATTGGTGCTCTATGCCGGTGAGGTCGTAGCGGATGTGGTCGGTTGTGGGTGCGCCTGTCGATGTGCCCGGGGATGTTGTCTCGCGGGTGCGGGTGCGTTGTGGCTTGTCGCGTCGTTCCCCGCGCCCCTTCGGGGCGCTCATGTGCGGGCCGCCTCGATCAATGCCGGCCATGCCTCGGTGAGGGTCGCGAAGTCCTCCATGTCCCTGGCCGCCTGGTCCAGCAACTCGCCGCGTTCCTCGCCCAGTTGGTCGGCGAACATCGCGTATCTGCCGCCCAGTTTGCGGTACGCCGTGTCCACGCGGTCCAGGCGCCAGATGTTCTCGGCGCGGTCCAGGGTGGTGCTCTCGCGCACGAGCCGTGCCACCCGGTCGGGGCGGACCCGGTGGTCGGCGTCGAGCAGGCCGGCGGCGCCCTCCGCGGCCATGCGGTCGTAGACGTGGTGGAAGTGGAGCATCGACAGCAGGAACTTCACGAACCGCCGCTGGTAGGCGGGGAAGCCGGTGTCGGTGCGGCGTTCGGGGGTGTGGAAGTTCTCGATGTGGCGGTTGTGCAGGATGCCGGGCAGGCCCGCGTCGTGGACGAGGTGGAAGAGGAAGTAGTCGCTGCCGATGGTGTCGGTGGCGGGCGGCAGCGGGACCCGCTCGTACACCGCCCGGTCGAAGGCGATGTTGCACATGTCGACGCGCATCGGGTCGACCACGGTGAGGGTCGAGTGGTCACCGGTGAAGGGGTCGGTGCCCGCGCCCGTGAAGGACTCCTCGACCAGCGCGCGGCGGCGGTCCTCGGGCCAGTCGCCGGGTGCCCACAGGCCGACCACGTCGTGGTAGACAGCCTCGTCCAGGCGGCGTATCCCGGCGATGTCGACGGAGAGTTCGCCGATGAAGGAGGCGCCGGCCAGGGCGACCGGGCGGTGGGCCAGGGCCGGGTCGAGGTCGGTGCGGGTGACCGCTGCCGTCGCCTCGGCGGCGGGGCGGCCGAGCCAGGGCAGTTCGTGGTGGACGGGGAACACCGGTTCGCCGGCGTGGACCTGGTAGGTGCTGTCGGAGTCCCTGCGGTGCACGGAGTGGCAGCCCAGGGAGGCGGCCAGCAGGAAGGCGCGGTTGGTGCAGGCGCCGTAGGAGACGGCGGGCGGGAGCATGAGGTCGAGCAGCCGGTCCGGGCCGGGCAGCGCGGACCGGGCGATCGTCCGGCGCAGCCAGTCGCGTTGGTGTTCCTCGTCGAGGTGGTGGACGGTCACGCCCGGTTGCGGGGGCAGGGCCGCGACGGTCGCCGCGTGGGCGGCCCGGGTGCGGGCGTCGGCGGAGTCCAGGATCAGCATCTGGACGTCGGCGCCGGAGTTCCGTACCGCGTAGGCGGCTTCCGCGTGCAGGGCGGTGATGGTGGCGGAACAGGCGCGGTTGGTGGGCAGGGCGAGGCAGACGCGGTTCACCGGTGGCCTTCCCCGGCGGCCCAGGAGTCCAGCCCCAGCAGCTTGCGGCCCAGGTCGTTCAGTTCGGCGGGGCCGTAGCGGAGGGCTTCCGGCGTGCGCGCGTCGCCGAGCAGGGTGGCGTTCCAGTCGGGGGTGTCCAGGGTGCGCCAGGAGTGCACGCGGGAGTCGCGCAGGGCGGTGTGCTCCTCCAGGGCGGGCATCATCGACAGGTACTGGACGGCGCGGACAGCGTTGTCAGAGAGGTTGGGCGCCACTCCGTGGGCGAGCATCCCGTTGAAGATCAGCAGGTCACCGGGCTGGAGGTCGGGGCGGACCACCGGGAACTCGGCGCGGTCGATCGCGGGGCGGACCGGGTCGCGGCCGGGTGGCTGGGCGAGCCGCCACTCCTCGAAGCGGCGGAAGAGCTCCGGCGCGCACTGGAAGCCGCCGAGTTCGGGCCGGGTGTCGGTGAGCGCGATGATGCCCTGGACGCGCTGCGGCAGCACGGCGCGGGTGGAGTCGACGTCCCAGTGCAGCTCGATGTCGAAGCCCTCGTCGGTGGGTTCGATCAGGGAGCGCGAACGGGTGCGTACGTTGGGCGGGTTGAGGTTGAGCCGGTCCAGGGTGACCCACAGCTCGGGGCTGTCCCAGACGTCCACGAAGGCGTCGTAGACCCGCTGGTTCTGCCGGCTGTCCCAGATCAGCTGGTGGTGGTACGCCTCGACGAAGCCGTAGATGTACAGGTGGCGGTCGAGTTCGGAGCGGAACTCGGGTTCCTCGTACCAGGTGTCAGGGCGGTCGGGGTCGAGTCCCTGGAACTCCCAGGCGAAGTCGAGCAGGGCCTTGGCCTCGCCGGGGGTGATGGCCTCGCGGACGACGACGTAGCCGTAGGTCTGCCAGAACGCGAAGTCCGCTTCGGACAGCACGCGCAGCGGCTCGGTCTTCTCCAGGTCGCGCAGCGGGGTCGGGGCGAGGTAGGTCTCGCCGTCGGCGCTGAAGTAGGGGCGGCCGGTCGCCGCTCGGTGGAGGTAGGGGGTGGGCTCGTGCATGTGTTCACACTCCGGGGTGAATCGGGACGACAACACCTGCGGGTCGGACGTGAGACATGTGCCGGTGGCATACGTCAGGGCGTGAAAAGGCCACCGGTCCACGGAAGGAAGCACGGGGAGGGTGGCCGCCCGCCGGGGAGGGCGGGCGGCCGGGGGTGAAAGGAGGTCAGCCGGCCAGGACAGCCTCGGCGGCGGCCGCTCCGCAGACGCGGGCGGCGCCGTAGGTGGCGAGGTGCAGGGCACCGCGCGGCGGGGCCTGCGGCAGGCCCATCTCGACCACGACGGTGTCGGGCCGGGCGGCGAGCAGGGTGTCGAGTGCGGCGCGCATCCAGGGGTGCCGGTGTTCGTCGCGGACCACGGCGACGATCCGGCGTCCGCCGGCCGCGGCGAGGGCGGCGGCTCCGGCGTCGTCGCCGGTGAAGGTCCCGGAGGTGCTGCCGGGCAGCAGCCGCTCCAGCTCGTCGGCGACGCCCCAGGGGGTCTCGTGGCCGACGGCGATGTTCGGGGCCGGGTTGAACCGGGCGATGTACACCGGCCCGGTGACCGGTGCCGCGGTGCCGGTGCGGGTCACGGTCACCGCG
This window harbors:
- a CDS encoding type III PLP-dependent enzyme; translated protein: MSAPKGRGERRDKPQRTRTRETTSPGTSTGAPTTDHIRYDLTGIEHQYDTLLGELPGTDIRFALKACPVDEVLRCLADRGAGFDTASPAEIRQALRAGAQPHRVHYGNTIKSDHDIAEAHRLGVRTFATDSLEDVTAIARHAPGARVFCRLATSGRGALWGLNRKFGCDPDDAVRIMAAARAAGLVPAGLSVHVGSQQLTGEAWQQALDTLAGTLLALAGRGIVPDHVNLGGGLPALGYLDRRGTPLDPPLDKILTVLREGMEHLNGLVAAPLRFVLEPGRHLVADHGAVRAHVVRLTERTGPDGRPARWLYLSAGKFNGLYEMDQVTHPLLFPGRETEEHVPAVVAGPTCDGDDAYGGGRHPVPVPRSLASGDPVWILSAGAYAPSYTTQGFNGISPLPCVCVRGPEGLPLT
- a CDS encoding phytanoyl-CoA dioxygenase family protein yields the protein MHEPTPYLHRAATGRPYFSADGETYLAPTPLRDLEKTEPLRVLSEADFAFWQTYGYVVVREAITPGEAKALLDFAWEFQGLDPDRPDTWYEEPEFRSELDRHLYIYGFVEAYHHQLIWDSRQNQRVYDAFVDVWDSPELWVTLDRLNLNPPNVRTRSRSLIEPTDEGFDIELHWDVDSTRAVLPQRVQGIIALTDTRPELGGFQCAPELFRRFEEWRLAQPPGRDPVRPAIDRAEFPVVRPDLQPGDLLIFNGMLAHGVAPNLSDNAVRAVQYLSMMPALEEHTALRDSRVHSWRTLDTPDWNATLLGDARTPEALRYGPAELNDLGRKLLGLDSWAAGEGHR
- a CDS encoding DUF6271 family protein produces the protein MNRVCLALPTNRACSATITALHAEAAYAVRNSGADVQMLILDSADARTRAAHAATVAALPPQPGVTVHHLDEEHQRDWLRRTIARSALPGPDRLLDLMLPPAVSYGACTNRAFLLAASLGCHSVHRRDSDSTYQVHAGEPVFPVHHELPWLGRPAAEATAAVTRTDLDPALAHRPVALAGASFIGELSVDIAGIRRLDEAVYHDVVGLWAPGDWPEDRRRALVEESFTGAGTDPFTGDHSTLTVVDPMRVDMCNIAFDRAVYERVPLPPATDTIGSDYFLFHLVHDAGLPGILHNRHIENFHTPERRTDTGFPAYQRRFVKFLLSMLHFHHVYDRMAAEGAAGLLDADHRVRPDRVARLVRESTTLDRAENIWRLDRVDTAYRKLGGRYAMFADQLGEERGELLDQAARDMEDFATLTEAWPALIEAART
- a CDS encoding GNAT family N-acetyltransferase, encoding MNDRLRGITEADWPRLAALESEAYADLSLAEGEAALRSRARASAGTCFVLERDGRPAGYLLALPYPRFRCPALGSPEPAVHDTANLHLHDIVVSVPLRRRGLGTRLVRHLTETARARGFATVSLVAVGDKAEFWRARGYRAHPSAPVPPEYGRGAVYMSAPVTALARPHREAV